The following coding sequences are from one Desulfovibrio psychrotolerans window:
- the rho gene encoding transcription termination factor Rho: MAVTPDVNGEGGLNLSELKLKSAAELMELADQYQVENPSNLRKQELIFALLQRCAAQNGAISGDGVLEILPDGFGFLRSPMYSYMPGPDDIYVSPSQIRRFGLRKGDVVSGHIRPPKEGERYFALLRVTEIGFEPPERSKNLVLFDNLTPIYPLRQLKMETGQDNNSGRVIDLMAPIGCGQRGLIVAPPRTGKTMILQSLANSINANNPDVYLIILLIDERPEEVTDMERTVKNAEVVSSTFDEPPQRHVQVAEMVQEKAKRLVERGRDVVILLDSITRLGRAYNAVTPSSGRVLSGGLDANALQRPKRFFGAARNLEEGGSLTIIATALIDTGSRMDEVIFEEFKGTGNLDIYLDRHLADKRVFPAIDINRTGTRKEDLLLDEETLNRVWILRKILSPMSSIDSMEFLLGKMRGTKSNAEFFMAMNK; the protein is encoded by the coding sequence ATGGCTGTCACCCCTGATGTGAACGGCGAAGGCGGGCTCAATCTTTCGGAGCTTAAGCTCAAATCCGCAGCCGAGCTCATGGAGCTTGCGGACCAGTATCAGGTTGAGAACCCCAGCAACCTACGCAAGCAGGAGCTGATTTTCGCCTTGCTCCAGCGCTGTGCGGCGCAGAACGGAGCCATTTCGGGCGATGGCGTGCTGGAAATTCTTCCCGATGGGTTCGGGTTTCTGCGCTCCCCCATGTACAGCTACATGCCCGGCCCGGACGACATCTATGTCTCTCCTTCCCAGATCCGCCGATTTGGCCTGCGCAAAGGCGATGTGGTTTCCGGCCACATACGTCCGCCCAAGGAAGGGGAACGCTATTTCGCCCTGCTGCGCGTGACCGAGATAGGCTTTGAGCCGCCGGAGCGCTCCAAGAATCTGGTTCTTTTCGACAACCTAACCCCCATCTACCCCCTGCGGCAACTCAAGATGGAAACGGGGCAGGACAACAACTCCGGGCGCGTCATTGACCTTATGGCCCCCATCGGCTGCGGACAGCGCGGCCTTATCGTGGCACCGCCGCGCACCGGCAAGACCATGATTCTGCAATCTCTTGCCAACTCCATAAACGCCAACAACCCGGACGTTTACCTCATCATCCTCCTCATTGACGAACGTCCCGAGGAAGTGACGGACATGGAGCGCACGGTCAAAAACGCGGAAGTGGTAAGCTCCACCTTTGACGAACCGCCGCAGCGCCACGTTCAGGTTGCTGAAATGGTTCAGGAAAAGGCCAAGCGACTTGTGGAACGCGGACGGGATGTTGTGATTCTTCTGGACTCCATCACCCGTTTGGGCCGCGCCTACAACGCTGTTACCCCCTCTTCCGGCCGCGTGCTTTCCGGCGGTCTGGATGCCAACGCACTGCAACGCCCCAAACGCTTCTTCGGTGCTGCGCGCAACCTTGAGGAAGGTGGCAGCCTGACCATCATTGCCACCGCGCTGATAGACACCGGCTCACGCATGGATGAAGTCATCTTCGAAGAATTCAAGGGCACCGGCAACCTGGATATCTATCTGGACCGCCACCTAGCCGACAAGCGCGTCTTCCCCGCCATAGACATAAACCGCACGGGCACCCGCAAAGAAGACCTGCTGCTGGACGAGGAAACGCTCAACCGCGTGTGGATTCTCCGCAAAATACTTTCGCCCATGTCCTCCATCGACAGCATGGAATTCCTGCTTGGAAAGATGCGTGGCACAAAGAGTAATGCCGAGTTCTTCATGGCGATGAACAAGTAG
- the pth gene encoding aminoacyl-tRNA hydrolase — MQVAGLIVGLGNPGKEYDNTRHNMGFMAVDALMDDARRFQPDACTPLSSGKKKYLLWKCFPGGLRTPWLIAKPQTYMNLSGDAVGHICGFYNLNPEQVLVVHDELDLPLGRMKFKTGGGLAGHNGLKSIAQHLGTRDFHRLRLGIGKPDHPNTASYVLSRFSPQEWTTVQRVMVGAVRGMLCFAEQGATQAIHMVNAFDAGV, encoded by the coding sequence ATGCAGGTAGCGGGACTTATCGTAGGACTGGGCAACCCCGGCAAAGAATACGACAACACGCGCCACAACATGGGCTTTATGGCTGTGGACGCGCTGATGGACGATGCGCGTCGCTTTCAGCCTGACGCGTGCACCCCCCTCTCTTCCGGCAAGAAGAAGTATCTGCTCTGGAAGTGTTTTCCCGGTGGCCTGCGTACTCCGTGGCTCATTGCCAAGCCACAGACATACATGAATCTTTCCGGTGATGCCGTGGGACATATCTGCGGATTTTACAATCTGAACCCGGAACAGGTGCTTGTAGTGCATGATGAGCTGGATCTGCCTCTCGGACGCATGAAGTTCAAAACAGGCGGAGGATTGGCTGGTCATAACGGCCTGAAATCTATAGCACAACATTTGGGCACCCGCGACTTTCACCGGCTGCGTCTCGGTATAGGCAAGCCGGATCATCCCAACACCGCAAGCTACGTGCTCAGCCGCTTTTCGCCGCAGGAGTGGACCACTGTTCAACGAGTAATGGTCGGCGCAGTGCGCGGCATGCTCTGCTTTGCCGAGCAGGGAGCAACGCAGGCCATTCATATGGTTAACGCCTTTGATGCGGGAGTATGA
- a CDS encoding 50S ribosomal protein L25, which yields MSERITYPVKKREGLGKGANRRLRENGLIPGIFYSPTGENIPVETEVLPFAKLYKSVGKTTVFNLDIEGESKPCMLWKVEMHPFKSRVQHIDFYGVDLDKEVSVKVEIKQVGASKGVKAGGRLEDYRDTVTIVGKPELLPPFITVDVTEMQIEDAVFASALQLPEGVRVVYDNDFVILRVVPGRSSAAEETPEETGKKKKK from the coding sequence ATGTCCGAAAGAATTACCTACCCCGTCAAAAAGCGCGAAGGTCTGGGCAAGGGCGCAAACCGCCGCCTGCGCGAGAATGGCCTTATCCCCGGCATCTTCTACAGCCCCACCGGTGAAAACATTCCCGTGGAAACGGAAGTGCTCCCCTTCGCAAAGCTGTATAAGAGCGTGGGCAAGACCACCGTCTTCAATCTGGATATCGAAGGCGAGAGCAAGCCCTGCATGCTGTGGAAGGTGGAAATGCACCCCTTCAAAAGCCGCGTGCAGCATATCGACTTCTACGGTGTGGACCTTGACAAGGAAGTTTCCGTAAAGGTTGAGATCAAGCAGGTTGGCGCCTCCAAGGGTGTTAAGGCTGGCGGTCGTCTGGAAGATTACCGTGACACCGTAACCATTGTCGGCAAGCCCGAACTGCTGCCCCCCTTCATTACTGTGGACGTTACTGAAATGCAGATCGAAGACGCCGTTTTCGCTTCTGCTCTTCAGCTGCCTGAAGGCGTGCGCGTAGTGTACGACAATGACTTTGTCATCCTGCGTGTTGTGCCCGGCCGTTCCTCTGCTGCCGAAGAAACCCCTGAAGAAACCGGCAAGAAGAAGAAAAAGTAA
- a CDS encoding CarD family transcriptional regulator — protein sequence MFVPNQLVVYPAQGVGRVEKVESQTIGGSAAAEFYIVRILSNNVTLMVPVKNATNVGLRAVCSAEKGNSILQSLADRSDFTGYTGQNWNRRYREYSEKLKSGELADVAYVLKELLLIGKDKELSFGERRLLEQAMGLITLELAHALDREQAAVQSEIEAMFADVLEAQEKN from the coding sequence TTGTTCGTGCCGAACCAATTAGTGGTGTATCCGGCCCAGGGTGTGGGCAGAGTGGAAAAGGTTGAGAGCCAGACCATAGGTGGGTCTGCCGCAGCCGAGTTCTACATTGTACGCATCCTGAGCAACAACGTTACCCTCATGGTGCCCGTGAAAAACGCCACCAACGTGGGTCTGCGGGCTGTATGTTCCGCAGAGAAGGGAAACTCCATCCTGCAAAGCCTTGCTGACCGTTCCGACTTTACCGGGTACACCGGCCAGAACTGGAACCGCCGCTATAGAGAGTATTCCGAAAAGCTGAAAAGCGGCGAGCTTGCCGATGTGGCTTACGTGCTTAAGGAACTGCTGCTCATAGGCAAGGATAAGGAGCTTTCTTTTGGTGAAAGAAGGCTTCTGGAACAGGCCATGGGACTCATAACGCTGGAACTGGCCCATGCCCTTGACCGGGAACAGGCGGCCGTGCAGTCTGAGATTGAAGCCATGTTTGCCGATGTGCTTGAGGCGCAGGAAAAAAATTAG